CGCAGCAACCGGAGGTGCAGAGCGCCGCCAGGGACGCCGTGGAGTGGCGGCACCATATCCATGAGAATCCGGAATTGTCTTTTGAAGAATACAAGACGAGCAATTATGTGGCGGACCTGCTTGCCTCGTTCGGCCACATTGAAATTCTGCGGCCTACGAAGACCTCCGTGGTCGGCATTCTGCGCGGCGGAAAGCCCGGGAAAACCGTCGGCTTCCGGGCGGACATGGACGCGCTTCCCGTGCAGGAGGAGACAGGATTTTCCTTTGCCAGCAAAACACCGGGCGTAAGCCATGCCTGCGGGCATGACATGCACACGGCCATGCTGCTGGGAACAGCCAAGGTTCTTGCCTCCATGCAGAAGGAATTGCCCGGCACGGTGTATTTCATTTTCCAGCCCGGGGAGGAAAAATCGCCCGGGGGCGCCCTTCCGATCATCAAGAGCGGAGTTCTCAAAGGCGTAGACGCCATCTTCGGTGCGCATGTGATGCCCAATGAACCTGCCGGGTCCATCGGCATTCTGCCGGCGGGGGCCGCCTCTTCCTCGTCGGACGGTTTTTTCCTTACCATTCAGGGGAAGGGTTCCCATGGCTCCATGCCGCAGCTGGGCGTGGACCCCATCGTCACGGGCTCTGAAATCGTGATGGCACTGCAAACGGTCGTCTCCCGCAATGCGACGCCCGGGGACATGGCCGTGATCACCGTGGGAAAATTCCAGTCCGGCAACGCTCCCAACGTCATTCCGGACAAAGCGGAGCTGGGAGCCTCCATCCGTTCCGTAACGCCGGAAACCCGCAAACTGCTGGAAGAACGCACCCGGTCCGTCATCGACCATGTATGCAAGGCCAATGGAGCGCAGTACAAGCTGGATTACGTTCTGGGCTATCCGTCCATCCAGAATAATGCTGCCCTGCGGGAACTGGCGAAGAAGGCGGCCGTTGAAGCCGTGGGTGAGAAGAACGTTTTTGATTCTCCCAGAATACCGGCCAGTGAGGATTTCTCCTATTATGCGCAGGTAGCGCCCACTTATTTCATGACCATCGGTTCCGGGGACGGCCCTGCGAATCACAATCCCGGATTCAAGGCGGACGACGGAGCGATTCTCAACGGAATCAAGGCGGAGGTCCGGATGATCCTGGATTACCTGAACTCCAAATAAAAGGAGGAAGGCAACAAGGGAAAGGCCCCTATTCCTGGCCGGAGCAGCGGGCGGCCTCCTGCATTTCCCGGATGCATTCCTCCATTAGCGCGGCGTCTATTTCATGGACGTCCTTTCCCCGGCCTATCCCGGTAAGCATCAATACCGTCAAATGGCCGCCAAGGTGCTCACGGAAGGCTTCCAGGCCCTTCAGCACTTCGCATGCGCCATCCTCCGTCCTGCGGGAGAGCAGAGGGTGGAACACGGGCAGTCCCAGGGCTTTCAGTACGGAGACGATTCTTTCCGCCTCCGCAGCAGGCAGCCATCCCTTCCTGACGGAATAAAGGATATCCAGGCACATGCCCACGGAAACGGCTTCCGCATGGCCCAGCGTGTAGCCGGACATGGTTTCCATGTAATGGGCGGCCCAGTGTCCGAAGTCCAGGGGGCGGCTGGAACCCAATTCAAAGGCGTCTCCACCTCCGGCGATGTGAGCGGCGTGCAGCAGCGCGGAACGCTCCACGGCATATTCCAGCGCGTCCCGCTCGCAGGCGGCCAGCGCGTCGGCGTTCGTTTCCAGCCAGTCAAAGAAGGAGGCGTCTTTTACCACGGCCACCTTCACCACTTCCGCCAGGCCGGCCCTTTTAAGGGAGAGGGGCTGGGAATGAAGGAACAGGAAGTCGTTAAGCGTGGCCCAGGCTACGGCGAAGGTGCCCAGGTAGTTCTTCTGCCCCATGAAGTTAATTCCGTTTTTGACGCCTACGCCGGAATCCGCCTGGGAAAGGGTGGTGGTGGGCACGCGCAGCAGCCGGATGCCGCGGTGGGCGGTGGCGGCGGCAAAGCCCGCTACGTCCAGAAACGCCCCGCCTCCCACGGCAATGATGTAGGAATGGCGGTCGATGCCCGCTTCCACAATGTGGCGGAGGGCCTTTTCCCACGCGGCAAAGCCGGTTTTGGCCGCTTCCCCGCCCGGAACGGAACGGCAGCCGGCATAGGCCAGTTCTCCGGCGTTCTTTTCAAAATAACGGTCGATGTCCGCCGGGAGCTGCGGATAAAACCGTTCCAGCCCTTCCTCCATGAGGACGAGGACGCGGCCTCCGGGCCTCTGCTCCATCAGGCTGGCCAGCGCATCGTTTTCCGGACGGAAGGCTCCGTGGGTAAAGCCCGTTCTATAGGGAAAATCCAGCCGGATATTCAGCGTATGAAGGGACATTTCAGAAGGAATGCAATGGAATGGCTCGCGGCTTTCCTAATCCCTGCGGAGCACGGGAACAGCCCTCATCTGGATGAAGCGGTCCGCCTTGGCGGCCTCTTTCTGGGACATGTACATGGTGTACGGCTGCTGGGCCACCTCAATGCGGTGCGTGCCGCCGGGAGCGGGCAGGTCCAGAAGCTGGTTGAGGTGCTTGAGGCTCTTTACCTGGACGCCGTTCACTTTTTCCACAATGGAGGAGTTCATCTGGGCATAGCCCAGCGTGGCCTGGGTGGGCAGCGCCATCAGGAAGACCACGATTTCATCCACGCCTTTTTTCCGGATGTCTTCCTTTTTCTGAATAGCTTCCAGCAGGTTGAGAGGGGGGCGGTTCTTGCTGAGCTTATTGATTTCCCTCATCAGGGCTCCCGTCAGGGGGACGAACACCAGACCTCCGTAAATGCGGTAGGGGGGATTGGAAATAAAGGGGGCCGGATTGATCAGATCCCCCTCCAGCGCGCTCCGGTCAAGCTTGACATCCAGCGTCATGGGCTGGCTGACGCCGTCCTTATCCTTGCGGCGGATGCCCAGCGTGATGGTGTCCCCCGGCATGGCGGAGTCACGGAACAGGACGTTGGCGGAAACGGGGCCCAGCGCGGGGTCCCTGATCAGGCCTTTGCTGTCCAGCGGAATGCCGTTGACGCTTTCCACCACGTCTCCGGGACGCACGCCTGCCTTGTAAAAGGAACCGTAGACAGGCAGTTTCACCACGTAAAAGCCGCCGCCGGTTTCCGGAAGGCCCAGGAACTTGCGGAAAACGGGGTCCGTCAGCTCCGTGACCTGGGTGCCGTCCGCCGGGAAGCCGGTGTAATTGCCGGACCGGGCCTGTTGGAGGAACCGGGAAATCATGGTATGGGTCACGGCCAGCGCCTTCTGGGCGGAAGGATCGCAGCTGGCGCTGAGAGCCACCAGTTTATTATCCCTCATGATGGGGTTGCCTGCGCCGCCTTTCAGAGGCGTGACGGAGGATTTGACATTGTACAGGACAAAAGGTTCGCTGTTGGTGAAAGGGCTGGAGCTTTCCGTTGCCAGAAGGGTTCCGGACGTAGTGATGGGGAGGCCGTCGTCATTGAACTGCCAGAAGGTCACCTTGTCGCCCAGGCGCGGGGCGTTCCCCAGCGTGACGGGCACCAGCTTGTCCAGGAAGGCGGCGTCTGCCTCGTTTTTCAGGCGCAGCAGGGCAAGATTGGCTTCCGGGTCAAAGGCGGTCACGGTCACGGGAACCGTTTGGGAGCCGTCCGCGGAGGTCACTTCCACGAAGCTGGCGGAATAAACGATGTTGGCCGCCGTCAGAATATTGCCGTCCCCCAGGTAAATGCCGAAGCCCTGGCTGTACGCCGGGTTTTCCTTGCTCCACGGCTGGACCATGGCATAGCCCTGGTTGGTGGCGTTAATGCCTACCATGGAGTTGGTGGGAGAAGGGAGCTGCGCCGGAGCGGCCGTTTCCTCCACCTGTTCAGGCGGTGTTTCCGGCTGCTGCCCGGGCTGGGGTTCGGGAGCGGTTCGTCCGGCTTCGCGCGGCTGGCAGCCGCCGAGCAGAATCAGGGAACCGAGGGCGAAAAGGGAAAGAATTTTCATGGCGGTTAACGGGCGGGGTTGGTGTTCCGGTCAGGCTGGCGGCCGGGAATGGCGCTGTCCAGACGGGCGTTTTTCGGGATGTTGTAGGTTTTGGAGATGCGCTTGTTGGCCGCCTCCATGGCCTTGCCTTCAAAGATCAGGGGGCGTTCCCCGTTTTTCAGTTCAATAATCACGTATTCCGGCATATTCTTCGGATAAAGGAGTTCGTAGGCGTGGGTGAGGCCCTTGACC
This portion of the Akkermansia massiliensis genome encodes:
- a CDS encoding M20 metallopeptidase family protein, with amino-acid sequence MQISLLTLLVLLLQTFSAMAQQPEVQSAARDAVEWRHHIHENPELSFEEYKTSNYVADLLASFGHIEILRPTKTSVVGILRGGKPGKTVGFRADMDALPVQEETGFSFASKTPGVSHACGHDMHTAMLLGTAKVLASMQKELPGTVYFIFQPGEEKSPGGALPIIKSGVLKGVDAIFGAHVMPNEPAGSIGILPAGAASSSSDGFFLTIQGKGSHGSMPQLGVDPIVTGSEIVMALQTVVSRNATPGDMAVITVGKFQSGNAPNVIPDKAELGASIRSVTPETRKLLEERTRSVIDHVCKANGAQYKLDYVLGYPSIQNNAALRELAKKAAVEAVGEKNVFDSPRIPASEDFSYYAQVAPTYFMTIGSGDGPANHNPGFKADDGAILNGIKAEVRMILDYLNSK
- a CDS encoding S1C family serine protease, which translates into the protein MKILSLFALGSLILLGGCQPREAGRTAPEPQPGQQPETPPEQVEETAAPAQLPSPTNSMVGINATNQGYAMVQPWSKENPAYSQGFGIYLGDGNILTAANIVYSASFVEVTSADGSQTVPVTVTAFDPEANLALLRLKNEADAAFLDKLVPVTLGNAPRLGDKVTFWQFNDDGLPITTSGTLLATESSSPFTNSEPFVLYNVKSSVTPLKGGAGNPIMRDNKLVALSASCDPSAQKALAVTHTMISRFLQQARSGNYTGFPADGTQVTELTDPVFRKFLGLPETGGGFYVVKLPVYGSFYKAGVRPGDVVESVNGIPLDSKGLIRDPALGPVSANVLFRDSAMPGDTITLGIRRKDKDGVSQPMTLDVKLDRSALEGDLINPAPFISNPPYRIYGGLVFVPLTGALMREINKLSKNRPPLNLLEAIQKKEDIRKKGVDEIVVFLMALPTQATLGYAQMNSSIVEKVNGVQVKSLKHLNQLLDLPAPGGTHRIEVAQQPYTMYMSQKEAAKADRFIQMRAVPVLRRD
- a CDS encoding 3-dehydroquinate synthase, with the protein product MSLHTLNIRLDFPYRTGFTHGAFRPENDALASLMEQRPGGRVLVLMEEGLERFYPQLPADIDRYFEKNAGELAYAGCRSVPGGEAAKTGFAAWEKALRHIVEAGIDRHSYIIAVGGGAFLDVAGFAAATAHRGIRLLRVPTTTLSQADSGVGVKNGINFMGQKNYLGTFAVAWATLNDFLFLHSQPLSLKRAGLAEVVKVAVVKDASFFDWLETNADALAACERDALEYAVERSALLHAAHIAGGGDAFELGSSRPLDFGHWAAHYMETMSGYTLGHAEAVSVGMCLDILYSVRKGWLPAAEAERIVSVLKALGLPVFHPLLSRRTEDGACEVLKGLEAFREHLGGHLTVLMLTGIGRGKDVHEIDAALMEECIREMQEAARCSGQE